A region from the Sphingopyxis lindanitolerans genome encodes:
- a CDS encoding TonB-dependent receptor, whose protein sequence is MGGSALVEKGAFEGKFSLNYMKEHSTPGAGYVIERPDISLTGVNLINEDFFDPSRVAISSNIKYKGNISETWRAIANMKFDLGGGFELASVTGLNKIDSTLQFDFDTKRDDVPSGTALPGGLLNCLPGVCVGIFEFDNSLQQLSQELRLTYDSDNLRLLVGGYAFDENYRELDYTRFVGSQDFVTGNRTGITPRPSTLNTNTYSVFGSIDADVTDRLTLTGELRFNHEIIRAASATEFNILFQTGNPDITFRGKETFNNWLPRFNAKYQVTDDINIYGSIAKGAKPGGFNVGQVRADLRPFGQETVWTYELGTKGRIAGNLISFDASLYYSDWRDVQVTTICYGTASPFGPEAECPNATAVTLNYIVNAKKAEVKGAELGLVIRPADALTLTVNYAYADSAFVNFEARDVYPAPAGTDRQFGGNRMPLVPKHSLSGSVRYEQPVSDSASAFIDVSGRYRSSRYARFDNRVLLGNKIVADAQIGLKGDDWTALLFVDNIFNDLTPDFSRYWGNFNPSQPNGEYIGAPAKRSFGLRVSKDF, encoded by the coding sequence CAGCCCTCGTCGAAAAAGGTGCCTTTGAAGGCAAATTCTCGCTCAATTACATGAAAGAACATAGCACGCCTGGCGCCGGCTATGTCATCGAACGCCCGGATATCAGCCTCACCGGCGTCAATCTGATCAACGAAGATTTCTTTGACCCCAGCAGGGTCGCGATCTCCTCGAACATCAAATATAAAGGCAATATCTCTGAGACTTGGCGCGCCATTGCCAATATGAAATTTGATCTTGGTGGCGGATTTGAGCTGGCATCGGTGACCGGTCTTAACAAGATCGATTCCACCCTCCAGTTCGACTTCGACACGAAGCGCGACGACGTGCCGTCCGGCACCGCGCTTCCCGGCGGTCTCCTCAACTGCCTTCCCGGCGTCTGCGTCGGCATCTTCGAGTTTGACAACAGTCTCCAACAGCTTAGCCAGGAGCTGCGTCTTACCTATGACAGCGACAACCTGCGCCTGCTCGTTGGCGGCTACGCCTTCGACGAAAACTATCGTGAACTCGACTATACGCGCTTCGTCGGCTCGCAGGATTTTGTCACCGGCAACCGCACCGGCATCACGCCGCGTCCCTCGACGCTTAATACCAACACCTATTCGGTGTTCGGCTCGATCGACGCCGACGTGACCGATCGACTGACCCTTACCGGCGAACTGCGTTTCAACCACGAAATCATTCGTGCCGCGTCGGCAACGGAATTCAACATCCTGTTCCAGACAGGCAATCCCGATATCACCTTCCGCGGCAAGGAAACCTTCAATAACTGGCTGCCGCGCTTCAACGCCAAATATCAAGTGACCGACGATATCAACATCTATGGCAGCATTGCCAAGGGGGCAAAGCCGGGTGGGTTCAACGTCGGACAGGTGCGTGCGGATCTGCGCCCCTTCGGCCAGGAAACCGTGTGGACGTACGAGCTCGGCACGAAGGGGCGGATCGCGGGCAACCTTATCTCTTTTGATGCTTCGCTCTATTATTCGGATTGGCGCGACGTACAGGTCACGACGATCTGTTACGGCACAGCCAGCCCCTTCGGCCCCGAAGCCGAATGTCCCAATGCGACAGCGGTAACGCTGAACTACATCGTCAACGCCAAAAAGGCGGAGGTTAAGGGCGCTGAACTCGGCCTTGTCATCCGTCCCGCCGATGCCCTGACCCTGACGGTCAATTACGCCTATGCGGACTCGGCCTTCGTCAACTTCGAAGCACGCGATGTCTATCCCGCCCCGGCTGGCACCGACCGTCAGTTTGGCGGGAACCGCATGCCGCTGGTTCCCAAACATTCCTTGTCGGGTTCGGTTCGCTATGAACAGCCGGTTTCGGATTCGGCGTCCGCCTTCATCGATGTCTCGGGTCGCTATCGCTCTTCGCGCTACGCTCGGTTCGACAACCGCGTACTCCTTGGTAACAAGATCGTGGCGGACGCCCAGATCGGTCTCAAGGGTGACGACTGGACGGCGCTGCTGTTCGTGGACAATATCTTCAACGACTTGACCCCCGATTTCTCCCGTTATTGGGGAAACTTCAACCCGAGCCAGCCGAACGGCGAGTATATCGGCGCACCGGCGAAACGCTCCTTCGGCCTTCGCGTCAGCAAGGATTTCTAA
- a CDS encoding sensor histidine kinase produces the protein MPASLVQSALEFGLPAGFQSAPVLADRNAWYLLQGTLFLIALFTCLLFMVSSRLSVDLREKNESLSREVQERRRLESHLSASLETERALREEQADLMRIVSHEFRTPLAIIRNAADMIGLVGDRSPTATRERLSGIGEALDRLFSLIDRFMADDRVRTYQPEPIRIGSVIADVDKHFAMMGCSDRLETVADRGILFFADAEMMVTILINLVDNALKYSPDHCRVNIVVREERARLVIEVRDRGMGIPERQRAKVGRRFFRASNAKSIAGTGLGIYSARRLLAYHGATVDFEPHGESGTTAVVRIPLADDRGRQPLCESVTA, from the coding sequence ATGCCGGCGAGCCTCGTTCAGAGCGCCTTGGAGTTCGGCTTGCCCGCCGGCTTTCAAAGCGCGCCGGTCCTCGCCGACCGCAATGCCTGGTATCTGCTGCAGGGCACGCTGTTCCTGATCGCACTCTTCACTTGTCTGCTCTTCATGGTGAGTTCGCGGCTGTCCGTGGACTTGCGGGAGAAGAACGAGAGTCTTTCACGCGAAGTGCAGGAACGACGGCGGCTCGAAAGTCATTTGAGCGCGAGCCTGGAGACCGAGCGCGCCCTGCGCGAGGAGCAGGCCGACCTCATGCGGATCGTCAGTCACGAATTCCGCACGCCGCTCGCCATCATTCGCAATGCCGCCGACATGATCGGCCTGGTCGGCGACCGATCGCCGACAGCGACGCGAGAGCGGCTCTCGGGGATAGGCGAAGCGCTCGATCGCCTGTTCTCCCTGATCGATCGATTCATGGCGGACGATCGCGTCCGCACCTACCAGCCCGAACCGATCCGGATCGGCTCCGTCATCGCGGACGTGGACAAGCATTTCGCGATGATGGGCTGCAGCGATCGGCTGGAGACCGTGGCCGATCGGGGCATCCTGTTCTTCGCCGACGCCGAGATGATGGTAACAATCCTCATCAACCTTGTTGATAATGCTCTCAAATATTCGCCTGACCACTGCCGGGTGAATATTGTGGTCCGGGAGGAGCGCGCTCGCCTCGTGATCGAGGTGCGCGATCGAGGCATGGGTATTCCCGAAAGGCAACGGGCCAAAGTGGGACGCCGTTTCTTTCGGGCCTCGAACGCCAAGTCTATCGCGGGAACCGGTCTGGGAATCTATTCCGCTCGCCGACTCCTGGCCTATCACGGCGCAACCGTGGATTTCGAACCTCACGGCGAAAGCGGCACCACGGCAGTCGTGCGCATCCCGCTAGCCGACGACCGGGGGCGCCAACCCCTTTGCGAAAGCGTGACGGCGTGA
- a CDS encoding SDR family NAD(P)-dependent oxidoreductase — protein MVGLSCGYAKKFAAQGQGVRVNSLSPGLIWSDSVADSLGEEGAEAFRAMILPKTPLGRVGKPEEVASVIAFLLSDAAASVTGQTITVSGGLELGFP, from the coding sequence ATGGTTGGTCTTTCTTGCGGCTACGCGAAAAAATTCGCCGCGCAGGGGCAGGGCGTTCGCGTCAATAGCCTCTCACCGGGCCTGATCTGGAGCGACAGCGTGGCCGACAGTCTCGGGGAAGAGGGCGCAGAAGCCTTCCGCGCTATGATCCTGCCGAAAACACCGCTTGGACGGGTCGGAAAACCAGAGGAAGTGGCGTCGGTCATTGCTTTCCTTTTGTCCGACGCAGCCGCATCGGTGACGGGCCAGACGATTACGGTTTCGGGCGGACTCGAACTCGGCTTTCCCTAA